The following proteins are co-located in the Paralichthys olivaceus isolate ysfri-2021 chromosome 10, ASM2471397v2, whole genome shotgun sequence genome:
- the LOC109640800 gene encoding coiled-coil domain-containing protein 63-like, which yields MTTISSKQPKKEQQSEQFKLPQQQRVMREEHQMKEQIRKQEQEIENLQKEQEDLKKKLTISLEVPGQDPTLLKKCDDIDEKMEIEMQTHKALEKEIAEMRLKVDELKERERKRPDIQKAMKSLQTANVKLDTVKQNFNKQRVENEGLREELRLIYNEHLIFKDEMNNLKKELEEVCTQTEKTIKETTDVEIEMVKADAKLMEMMAKQEKDIAEYTNQMHELNIVIAHQTRLTDFLEIKNRKRASQVDVRREKKLMMLKMDLERETVYLDSLRDEYQEILAVSREDDVDAAITKFGNEEKQGFLLLIDVMHQQKEILDLRKEIKELKNKPDHRDQKDLLDPDCVLNKSLEEVESLAKSNQDRSSAIIKFLDDIMPGVDHACSVLEIQPTGDGVMLDHYEKIIHYLGEVEEKTTEMLAIQQYLTTKYLDEDDNSDDDTQILLVEDPELLQPNTSGIHVIESEEDYDFSEDEQPLSLESLIKQVKEDMQKEMTADEKAKAKTPKAENQELKQMEEEQGYTLFKREKSKCPNTVAQWNKQLEKEREKTAVAEARGQKLKKRTSVDRKEAKKKQTKC from the exons atgacaacaatttCAAGCAAACAACCAAAAAAGG AGCAACAGTCTGAGCAATTCAAATTGCCACAGCAGCAAAGGGTGATGAGAGAGGAGCACCAGATGAAGGAGCAAATCCGCAAGCAAGA gCAGGAGATAGAAAACCTGCAGAAGGAGCAAGAGGATTTGAAAAAGAAGCTCACTATCTCTTTGGAAGTTCCCGGACAAGACCCTACTTTGTTGAAGAAGTGCGATGATATAGATGAGAAGATGGAAATAGAAATGCAGACTCACAAAGCCTTGGAAAAAGAG ATTGCAGAAATGAGGTTGAAAGTGGATGAGCTCAAGGAGCGAGAAAGGAAGAGGCCTGACATCCAGAAGGCTATGAAGAGCTTGCAAACCGCAAATGTCAAATTGGACACG GTGAAGCAAAACTTCAATAAGCAACGAGTCGAAAACGAGGGCCTGCGAGAGGAGCTGAGGCTGATTTACAATGAGCATCTCATATTTAAAGACGAAATGAACAATCTGAAGAAG GAACTGGAGGAGGTCTGCACCCAGACTGAGAAAACCATCAAGGAGACAACTGATGTCGAAATTGAGAT GGTGAAAGCTGATGCCAAGTTGATGGAAATGATGGCAAAGCAAGAGAAAGACATTGCCGAATACACAAATCAGATGCATGAGCTGAACATTGTTATTGCACATCAGACAAGGCTGACAGACTTCCTTGAAATCAAGAACAGGAAGAGGGCCTCACAGGTGGACGTCCGTAGGGAGAAGAAAT TGATGATGCTGAAGATGGATCTGGAGAGGGAAACAGTGTATCTGGACAGTCTGAGGGACGAGTATCAGGAGATCCTTGCAGTGTCAAGAGAAGACGACGTGGACGCTGCAATCACCAAGTTCGGCAATG AGGAGAAACAAGGCTTTCTACTCCTCATTGATGTAATGCACCAGCAAAAGGAGATTCTCGACCTGAGGAAGGAAATCAAAGAG TTAAAAAACAAGCCGGACCACCGTGACCAGAAAGATCTGCTGGACCCGGATTGTGTCTTGAACAAAAGCCTTGAGGAGGTTGAGTCCCTCGCTAAGTCCAACCAAGACCGCAGCAGTGCCATCATCAAATTCCTGGACGACATCATGCCAG GAGTGGATCATGCCTGCTCTGTACTGGAGATTCAGCCCACAGGGGACGGGGTCATGCTGGATCATTACGAAAAAATCATCCACTATCTGggtgaggtggaggagaagactACTGAGATGCTCGCCATTCAGCAGTACCTCACTACTAAG TATCTGGACGAGGACGACAACTCTGACGATGATACTCAAATTCTTCTGGTTGAGGATCCAGAGCTGCTTCAGCCGAATACCAGTGGCATACACGTAATTGAAAG TGAGGAGGATTATGATTTTAGTGAGGATGAGCAGCCACTTTCACTGGAAAGTCTCATCAAGCAAGTAAAGGAAGAT ATGCAGAAGGAGATGACTGCAGATGAGAAGGCAAAGGCCAAAACTCCAAAGGCTGAGAACCAAGAGCTGAAGCAAATGGAGGAAGAG CAGGGGTACACTTTGTTCAAGAGAGAAAAGTCAAAGTGTCCAAATACCGTTGCTCAGTGGAACAAGCAATTAGAGAAAGAG AGGGAGAAGACTGCAGTTGCGGAGGCTAGAGGGCAAAAATTAAAGAAGCGGACCAGTGTTGATAGAAAAGAGGCAAAGAAGAAGCAGACCAAGTGCTGA